A window of Eublepharis macularius isolate TG4126 chromosome 18, MPM_Emac_v1.0, whole genome shotgun sequence genomic DNA:
TAATGTATTCTGTAAGCTACTCTGAGGCTACATCCATTcagaaggaagaaaataaatattttttttaaaaaagagccccTGCAGTAGTATTCTATCAAAAACAGAAGGggctgggggaagagagagaaatcaCTGAACTGCACTGGCTGGCCTGTGTCCTGCCCCTCTGCTCAGCTCAGCCTTCCTCCCGCTTAAGGGgggctttgctcagtggagtggcaggatCGAGACCACGATAGCTAAAGGGGTGTCAGGAATAAGGGAACTGGAGCACCCTCTctcaagccccccctccccggatCTATTTTGTAAACATACAATGGAGTCCTTCTCCCCCCCAGTAAAAACTGTTTAAACATAATTCTACAGCTCCTTTCCACAATCACCTCCCAGCCTCTTCTGACTGAGGAAATGTCCCCTTACCTGTGGAAGACGGGAGCATATATGGATCGCTGTGGTAGCTGACAACTGGCCGATGGGAAAGGAGGCACCCAGGGCTGCAACGAGACACCATGGATTTCATGTTTGAACAAACAGGAAAACCAAATGGCTTGTCTGTCTTTCCTCAACAGCTGTTGCAGAATACAGTGGGGTCCACCACCCACAAAGTTCAATACAGGATTCTGTGCCATCTGTTGAAGCGCTGAATTGGGATATTTGGTGCAGAATTTGCCAGCCTGACATTCCTTACACATTTTTTACATTTATACAAATGGATGCTTTATCCACACCCCTGTGAACATTAATCATGCAAATTAAGACAAAAATGCTACTTTGCTTAATATGCAGAATTCTGCATTGAGTGCAAAATTTGGGGTGATTTTTCCCAAAGGAAGTCTGGGTTTAACATGGCTCTTCGTATGCTTTTTATGCCACCatgttgcatgtgtgtgtgggggggggggcgtcttccAGCTGCAGAGAGCACACACCTTCCTGAGGAAGGGAAGATGCTATTGGGGCCCAAAGATAAAAGCTCCCTGTGTGAAAGGAGCTTGCAGCTGGAACCCAGCCAGCCACAGAACACAAAGCTGCTCTTTTTCTGCCCAGTTTCTGGCAAGAAGTGGCATGGCCCTCGCCAGAGCATAGATGCTGAATGAGTAGGCAGACCTTGCTCCAACAGGCCACCCCCCAAAACACGGGGACAGACAGAGACTTGCCTGATATCCTGTAAGGCAAAGTCTTCCAGAGAGctgcaaagaaaaggaaaaaaaaaacagcatgagACGGGAACACTGGCAGAGATTCAGGAACAAACACCTCTTTGTGCCCAAAAACTAGCACCTGTGCCCTTGGCGAGGAATAGCTAAAGAGTCTTATAAgacacagtttcaggtgggtagccgtgtgagTCTGCAGTAGAAAGGCAAGAATTGAGTTTGGTGGcacattaaaaaccaacaagatttccaaggtaggagCCTTGTATCTGACGAAAGCTCAATCTCTGGAAatcttggtcttttaaggtgctactggactcgaatctttgCTCTTATAGCCAAGTCCCCGGGGTAGATTGTGGCAACCCCCAGAAAATAGTGGACCCCCCCTCCCAGACAAGCAGAAGCAAGCAACCTGAGCCTGCCACAGCCAGAGAGAGCCTCGGGCATCCTGGCCGAGAGGCTGCTGTCTCTCCAGAGGGAGCCACCGCGCTCCCACATTCTGTTCCTGAGAAGTGCTCACCCCAGATGGCTGTCCTTGGAGTCCTGTTGGAACTGCCAGAGCTTCAGAAAATCCAGCAGATCTTTGGGGAGCTCTCTGTTGTACAACAGGATTCCCTGCAGCAGAGAGAGCAACCGGGTCTAATAAGCGCTTCCTAGAGGGAGGGAGGTTCCTTCCCACTCACAAGCACCCATGAGACGTCAGCCTCGCCACCCACCTGCAGGTAGGCTTCCAGCCCCTGGCGCCTCTGCTCCATCACCTTTGCCATCCAGTTGGGCACACGCTTGGGAGGGAAATCCGGAACTTTGCATCTCTTCTTAATCTGTGCAGGACCACAGAAGAACTCGCTCGAGAACAACGGCACCTAGAGGGGTCTAGGAAAAGCTATAGCTGCCAGCTCTGGGAAGGGGTCTTCCCCTCGGTGTTCTTAGTCCTTGCTTCTACCAACTTCGGCCCATGCAGGACAGCACAGGGcaactccaccccaccccaccccaaaacctGGGAGAGACTCCTGGACACGGGAGTTGTGAGGCAGTGTTCCTCTAAGAGTTGGATGACTAAGTCACCCTTTGGGCTTGTTTAAGATCAAGATAAGCAGAACGCTACACTTGGCCTTTTTTCTATCCCGGGGCAGAGTCAAGGTGCGTGCAAGTTTGTCATTAACCCCACAGACACAGATGTTTTCTGAGTGGTTCCGTGCCGACTGTCGTGGGGTGTGCGTGGGTGTACTGATCCTGATCTTCAAAGGAGGCAGAGCGGGGCCAAACTGCAATAATAAATCCTCACCCTCTTATGAAGGGCGAGGAACTCACTGTAGCGCTTCTCCAGGGTGTGTTTCCGCCCGTTGCAGAGGACGTCCACCTTGAAAACCTGCAACGCCAAGACACACATTTCAGATTCCCCCCAgcctcccagcctgcctcccagaaAGTCAAGGGTGGGACAACCTGGCTGCATCCTGCTGCCGCCAAGAAGGcgctctctttctccctttcccacaaTGCACCATCATTGCAGGGTCTCCTCACCGAATCAAACGCCACTTGAGAAAGGCCCTCTTTGAAAGGAGAGTTCGGCTCAGCTCCTCAAAGCCAGGCGTGGGCAAGAATGCTAAATAAACTCCGTGCTGCACAAAGAGCAGCTAAAAGGAGACCCTTCCGTTTGGGCAAGGATAGGATTTGTGGCTGCACTGTGGCTCATGCTTGCTGGGCTGCACCAGCACAGCCCGCTTGCCACGGTGACACATCTCTCTCTTAGACGTTTTGGACCCCAGAAAGCGGGCTTACCTGTTTACAcacaaaaatggagaagaaaatccAATAGGCAGTTCAGGTTCTTGGTCAGAAAAAAACACCTAGTTTAGCCACCTGAAGCCACTGCCTGCCTATCTAAATCCCACTTCTGGCCCCCTGAACTGCTACAGAAAATTACAGCTATGTGGTCCTCTTTTTGCCCAGACACTAACAGAACCCCTCAAATGTTCTGAAATGGTATGAGGTACAGTCCTCACAGAAGTGTACCATCTTGGAAAGAAAGTGACGGAATCCAATTTGAGTCCTCTCACATCAACAGCTACCCTGCAGATGGAAAGCTAGCTCAGAAGGCTGCTTGTAACTCTTCTCCTTATGTGCTTACTCACACATCACAAGGAAAAACCAGTCTCCTGCCCAGTTCTGCTTTGGCCAGGGCTGTGCGCACACAGCGACAAGGAAAACCAAGCaataagcaaataaaaataaactgcaaAGCAAAAAGCAAATAAAGTCAATTGTCTCCTGTGCATGTTGTTTCACTTCCTTTCAGCTCCAGGgaaagtgttttattttatttattttgggggTAGACACGTTGCTGTGCAAGCACCGAAGTGTCACCTTCTGTCCAAGTCCAGCCCAACTCTGATTTCTGAGATTTCAGCTACTGCCCACACATCTTATCAGAGTTATGCTGTAAAGACTAAAAGAGTGATCCTTGGACTTTAAATCACAATCTCCCACTAAGGATGCAACATTCTCAAGGAAAGCTCCCCTAAGCCCCGAGTTTAAAAAGCAAGATCTAAAAATAGCCCTCCAGCCAATCTCAGACGTTCAAAGAAACCCTGGTGCCTTAACAGCCATCAGCCACCTCCTTAATGTTAAACTGAAGATTGTTTCCTGTTTGCTTTGGGCCACATTTTAAAAGACTGGAAGGAAGAATCTTAAGATCTGGGAATTCATCCTCAGGATGGGGTGAGCAGTCAGAAGACactgcaaatggggggggggttatgcagTGCCCTCCCCAACCGTGTAAGTTGCATGATTTTGTAAATaattaggatttgagtccagcggcaccttaaaagagcagtgcactcctaaacagagttactccaatctaagcctattgatttcaatgcgcttaaactggagtaactcttcttaggattacactgcaagatttttcaggatatgagcaTTTGAggctcagagctcccttcagattATTTGTAGATTTGTGGAACATGGGAGGGGGGTTTGCTCCCCCTGGAGAATCCCTGGGCTGGAACCTCTCTCTTAAAAATGAAGTCAATTTTCAATTCTGTGGGGCCTGCTAAAATCCCACACTTCCTCTGCTCGAGCGCAGATCTTTGCCTTGCCGGAGAAAGCCAAACcagcccttccccagcacacaacACAACCACCACCGCCCACTTAACTAAACAGAAAGCAAGGGCCTCAAAGATTCTGCACGGCGTTTGCTCCTTGTTTTGATGGAGACGCGTCATTCCAGCCACTCTTCCTTTCCCTGGAAGGAGGAGTCATTTCACGTCCACCAGTTTCTTGAGATCCTTTCAGGTCACACTGTCCCTTTTGCCTTACTCATACCCGCAGGGCTCCTGACTGTCACGGGCCAGGAAGCTGAGTATGCCCAAAAGGGTTACTCATGTTTCCTAACACAACCAACTCCTTCACCCTGGTCTCCTTGGAAAGTGTGCAAAATACCGCCCTCCTTAGCATCTGCATCGACCTCTGAAACACTCAGAGCACATCCGTAATTGCCTTGGAATCCTTACATGCAATGCTTTAAGGAAGCGCAGTATTATCCTTCTATTGCGGGGAGGCTCAGGTGGAGAGATGTGCTTTGGGGCCGCCTAAATTAGTCACGGCACAAGTGCTGTTCACATTGGGAACTTGCCCAGTCTATCAGCCGCTACGCTGCACCATCTCTTGCTCTGTTGGTGTGGTCTGGATTGTGCAGGTTAATCGGGGAGCAAGGCTGATTCCTTGGAAGTCGCAGATTTGTAATAAGAGTCCTGCAACTTCTTCCAGACTGACTGATTTAAAGCTTTGCATCCCGTCTTTTCTCCCACAAGGGCAACTCTTAACATGcagcaatataaaaataaaatcacatgTACAAACCGGATACAAGCCCAACAAAATCACTCGTGACCAGCTCTACCTAAAGAGCCATGCCTTGTGCCTTCTCCTTTAGTTCCATGAATTGCCCAGGATACCTAGAAATGGCACTGATGCCAGTACCCATCGCAAAGTTACGTTCTTCCCAGCCTGGGACTACAGAAtcagaagggacctccagggtcatctagtccaaccctacaatgcaggaaattcacaactacctccccccactcccccagtgaccctggCTCCATTCCCTGAAGATGGCAAAAAcattgtcaggatccctagccaaaccagcctggggaaaattgcttcctgacattaccctgggcatgaaagaaggggccatgagaaccaagcactgatgtaacccttcctgctctccctctcatgatctgcccaggttcacaaaatcagcattaGTGTCAGAAGGGAATATTTATATCAACCCGAGCAGGGAATTTGGGGCGGAGGCTCTATTCCCCTTTCTCTTGAGCACAGCACTGGGTGGGAAACAAAATAATTGCTAACTAGAAATGTGCTCCCCTGCAGTTCTAGAAACAAACACCTCTCAGGGGACTGCCTGAGAAGCACCCGTGCCAATCTGGTAGAGTTTTGGTATGGATGCTCAAGCCCTCTTCAGCCTTGCCTCCCAAACAAATCAGCATCCAGAGGGTATTGTATAAGCACCATCCGCTGCAGCCGCCCATGCAACCTAGCAAGCAAACATTGCTCGGGCACCCTAATAAGAACAAGTCGGGAAGCGGGGATCCCTCCAGTGCGCATTTGGTGCTTCCCACATCTGGGCACCCACCTACAGCCTCGAATCTTGCACAAAGCAAGGCAGGGGATCTGGTGCTCTGCCACACACAACTGCACTAACTAATCTGGAATAAACAGCAGGAGGCAGAACATTTCACCACATCAGACAGTGTTGCTTAGTACAGAGCATCAGAACAATAACTGCACCTTACATTTTCCCAATGGGGCAAGTGTGCCTGGGGGCCATGTCAGGTCAGGGAAACAGTTAACCTAGGAGCCAGCAGCAGAGAAGGAAGGCTGAAAGCCCCTGGCCCCATGCGCCCTGCTCCGGATCCAGGCCGGGCCCCCACCTACCTGACTTTTGGGGAGAACTGCCAGCATCTCCAGTAGCTGAGCCCCGGGGAGTGCTGGGTGCCAGTTCCCTTTCAGCCATacaggaagctcactgggtgatcttggatctgtcacactctctcagcctaacctacttcacaggaccgTTGTGCATAAAAAACCGGAGCGGAAGTGAAACCATACAGGCCGCCCCGAGTTCTCTGGAGAAAGCGCGAGGGGACCCCAATGGAAAGGATTTGCTACATTAAATTTTTGTTTAATGCCAGCAAGACAGCCCTAGGAGCACGTGGGGCCGAAGAGTGAGTTGCCAACAAGCGCGTTTGCTGCCGGGAGGCGAGCAGTCGCGCGTTGGGCACTGCTCAGAAGGGGTCGTCTGGAAGAGCCCCCGGCGACACGTGTCCGGTGTCTCTCGCGCTTCGCTTCGGGCCTCGGCAGACAGAGTTCTCCTGCGCCCGCCTTCTCTTGGCCAAGTCCTGTCGCCCGCGGGCTGCCTTTTCTACCCAGGCGGCAGCGGCGGAGGAACGCCGCCCGCGGCTGCCAAGAGCCTCGCCGCGCCACCGAGCCAAGCCGCCTTGCCGGCGAAGCGAGCGAGGCCGCTCCAATGATCCCCGCGAGCTTCCAGGCCGGGCCAGCACAGCCCCTGCCAGCCCGCCCGGCCGCCCTCGCCGTGCGCCCCTCCGCGTGCGCCCCCGCACCGTGTGCGCCTTGTCCGGGCTCCTGTCGAGGCCGGCCGGCCGCAGCCCCACCGAGGGGACGGCCACCTCCAGCTTCATCCCCCGCCGCGCAGACTAGTCCCGAGTCCAGCCGCTGCCTGCGCCCGAGGGGCTCCTTCGtcgcccgccccgccccgccgcgAAAGCCGCGCTCCTCTGCCGGCCACGGCGCTCCAAATAGCCCGACGGCTCGCCGACGCCGCCCGGACGCCTAGCCCCGCCCCTGAGCTTCCAGGCGAGCGCGGTGTGCCTCTGAGGCTGTGCAGAGTTCCCTGCGTCCCAGGGCAGACTGTTCATCCCATGCTCGGGGCGTTACTCCAAAGCCCCTTAAGCATGGTAACCACTCAtggctgtttttgttttgttttaaaactcAGCCCATGTTTTGGAACCGGAGCagtttgggatttttttgctTATGCTTCCCTTGCAacagggttcccaacctccaggtggtggctggagatctcccggaattacagctgatctacaGGCCAAAGATCAGcacccctggagaaagtggctgctgtgAAGGGTGAACTcgatggcattatgccctgctgagttccctccccatatcccaccctcccccagaCTTCACCTCTAAAACCTCAAGGAATtgccaacctgaagttggcaaaaTTGGAGCAACATTCTAGTAGGatgttttaaaaggggggggggtgggaagtgTTTCAAGAAATTTTGCAACGTTTAGCCCCATCCTTTCATTTTACAATAATACAGCAGGGTTATCCTGTTTTTGAAGGTGCTAGAGCTCCAGCTTTGGTTTGTGGATTCATCCTTCCCTGCTTCTTTACTCCCCCTTCAACATTCTCTGCACAGAAGATATTTAGGTCAGGCTAAAGCCAATTCTTCAAGCACAAGAGGTTTCGCAGGATCCAGCTTCCAGCCAAGTGATTTCAGCATTATGGTATACTTAATGAACACCAAATTTCACCACTTGTAAAAACATGCCAGCAAAAAAAAGCAGGTGCAGTTAAAATGCAACCAGGTAGAAGAAGCCCTTTGGAGCACACCACCTCCTGCAATAAATTACGCCTTTCCCCAGGTGCTTGGGGGCACACGCATCACAGTGAGTATAGAAATATCTAAGCAATGCACTGTGAAAGGAGAAGCAGttcaggagcaggggaagaaaATAAGTTACACACAGGACTTGCCTTTATCttgtttaaagggggggggggtggactgctACAGTTGATTCTAGAGCACTGCAACTACActacagctgaaaaaagcaggcaCATGTTTCCACCCACAGCATTTAGAAAAcaactccacccccctcccctgctccgGTTTCCATCACGCTATTTGCAGAATAGTGCTTGAACAAACAAGTCATTCTAGCCAGCAATACCTTATCCCCTCTCCAAATTGCTGAAGCATGGGGGAGTGGGGACATTTTTCAAAGCAGTGCATGCGCAATAtacttttctcctttcttctgtGCTCCCCCACAACCTCATCCTCTTAACTACAGCCTCTTACGCACGTCTAACACTGAGCAGAGGGAAGCCTCCCCTTTGCAAGCAAGGTTCACAAAGGTAACCATGGAAGGAAGAGGCAGCCgtcagaaacttttttttaaacaggcCCTGGCCAGAACAGCGCAGGGCAGCAAAAGCAAGCGCATCGTTCGGCAAAGGCCCTCTCAGGCCATGGTTCATGGCTCAGCCAAGTGTCTGAATATTTAGGCTTCGTTCTGCAGCTTACGCCGTTTAGCACCAATGCAACCACTCAAGATCAAAATAAAAAGGATCGAGCTGTATGCTCAAAGAGGCCTTTTCATAGCTTGATCCTAACTCTACTAATCTCCAAGGTACATGCACTGAGAGAAGGGTACGTGCCATACTATAGCAGGGTGCAGGTCCACCAGGAAGGCTCTCGCCCACCCCAGAGCTCAGCTGTTCAGGCTTCAGGCAAGTTGTTCCACAGCACAGAAATAAAGACACAGGCAGTTCAGCCACCATGCCCTGATTTTAAGTTTTATTATACAGTCGTCTTCATGGCACGGCAGGAGTCACAGGAAGCTTTTCCTGGGCCTGATACCAAAGTCAGAAAAATACACATTAAACCCCAGCCCAAAGCTCTGTTACCAATGGCAGGCCTTGACATTTTAAGCAGGAAACTAGTTTCTCTTCAaataagaaaatatatatatatatatgtgtgtgtgcatatgaacCTAAATGAAAAAATATACAGTTAAGAAGAGATACTAGGCTGGGAAAGCTGCTCTTTCAGGAGATTGAGTCTATCAGCTCTGGGGAGGGGCAAGGGGGCTCCATCTGAAAGGCCAAGGAGGTATAACGTAGTAAAGGCAGTCAGTCCGGGAGGGGGCGTTTGCTGCTCTGGTTAGGAGATGGCCTTCGCCTCCGGCAAGAACGCGTCCCAGTATTTGACAAGCTGCAGAGAGCACAcagaagagagaggaagggaaagttAGTGGGCCGCTGAGCGAATCTCCAGGAAGGGAGTAAATCCCCTTTTTCATACCACTTCCCCAGGTGGGAGGTTTTAGAGCGCACACATTTTGCATCTTGGAGGCCCCCAGGTTTAACCTCTGGCCCTTCCCATTAGAGAGGATTTTCAGCTAGCGCTGAGAGGCTTTTTTCTTTCCAAGACTTGCTGCCAGGCAGGTTCTGAGACGGATGTACCAATGAGGAAATTCTGTACTGGACAAGGCAGCTTCCCGTCCTCGGAGGATTTGGGTTAAGGCTGCACCTGCCTCTGCCAAAGGGAGAGCACCAGCTTGGCTTGAAGGTCCCCgtttcaacccctggcatctcccattttttttttaaaaaaggctctcgAGAAGGCAGTGTTGGGAAAAGACCTCTCTGCAGAGACCCCGGACAACTGCCACTTAGAACAGAGGATACCGGCCAGATGGGCTAAGCAGTCTTGAGTCTGTTATATAAGGCAGCGTCACGTATGCGTGGAGTGCGTTATTTTGAAGGCTGTTCCCTCGGTTCCAGAGCTTGCACTTTTTTTGTACAGAAGCAGACCGGGATAAGTGTGTCTCTCTTGCACAGGGCAGGGCTGCCTCAGTAGATAACTCACAAGTGCAAGCCAACACCCGAGTTTGATAGGGACATCTATGTACGCTATGCACTGGCCATGCATGAGAAGCAGTTAGTGGGCCTTTTACTGGGCCGCAATGGTTTACAGGGCCTCTCAGGAGTCAACAAGTGAAGGCACACACCCGGCTTCTTGCTCGCTCACCTGTTGCTGTGAATGCAATAGGGTCTCCAGATACTTAGTCACGTTGGTTCGGAAGTCCTTTGTTTTTTCTCTCTGAGAAAAAGAgggtaaaaaaaattaaggcGCCTTTCTGCTGGGAAAGAGCTACAAGGCAAGAGCTGGGAATTTGGACAACAGTCCCAGCACTCCCGccccccgctcctctgcttgcaCAATTTCATTCCCGTTATCATCTACGTACACCACCCCATGCCACCGAATGAGTCAGTCCTTAAGCCGATGTGGCATTCGCCGAGCCAAAGGTACAGAATGCGGGGCTGCTGTTCCACAGCAACTTCAGTAGCTCAGGCAGTTTTGTGCTAGAATTTAAAAGCGGGCACCCGCCCTACGAAACATCCAACTGGCACAAGAGAGACAACTCTAGGGAGTTGGATGCCAGGAATTCATACTGAAGTGTGAACTTTTTGTCAAATCTTTTCATACTCCTTTTGAAGATGCAACACTGCTGGCATGTTGGCAAACACAAGGAGAGACCCAGTGATGGCATCGGCTGGAAGGGATAACAAGGATGCCGTCCCTGTACCATGCTGTTTTGTGAACCTTCCCCTTTTTCCCATCTttccagcagcaggaaaaggttTTGCACGCTGCCACCACCATCTCCACGGTCCACAATGCAAACAGCCGCTTCCCCAGGACCCTTGGCCAAGCTAAAGGCTCTGGCCACTGTCTCCAATGCGAACTGCACTATACCTCAAATCGCAACACCTCTTTGCGGAGAACTGCTGAGATCCGCTCAAAGTCCCGTTCGTACTGCGTCACACGCGATTCCCACTAGTGAAGAGAAGCGACCATTAAGATGATGTCAAGTTCTATAATTTGAGAACACCCATACCACTTCTCCTGCCACGAGCCCTTttcatgccccctccccaataaaaGCCCAAAGGAAGAAGCCCCCACCCACCAGTCCAATCATTCTCCAGCTGTTTTATCTTCTCCATCTCTGCCTTTGAGACAGACTGTAGTACAATTATGTTCAGGATGGATTCTTAGGCTGTTTTTGTGCTCCTTTCCCTCCAAGAACTCAATTTTGCCCTTTTCTATTGCTGCACACATTTGCACCAATTTTCACTTTACTGTAACTGAGATTCTGGAGCTGTTACAGTGGCGGGAATGTGCCCCCCCCCGCAAGCAATTTAGCAGTTCTTCCCCACTTCCCCTGGGATCAGCTCACTACAGaccacatcttttcccataaAGTAAAAGCATCTGGCATAAGCCTTGCCTTCCTCCCCGGGGCTTGGAGCAGTACATTAAAGGCCCACGGCTCGCCTATGTCAGCTTGCCCATGCAGACGGGTGGGGGGGCTTGCCCCACTGAGGCAGGCGCTTCTCACCTCCGAGATCTCCTCTTTGGCTTGCTGCAG
This region includes:
- the SNX22 gene encoding sorting nexin-22 isoform X2, which encodes MKLEVAVPSVGLRPAGLDRSPDKAHTVFKVDVLCNGRKHTLEKRYSEFLALHKRIKKRCKVPDFPPKRVPNWMAKVMEQRRQGLEAYLQGILLYNRELPKDLLDFLKLWQFQQDSKDSHLGSLEDFALQDISPGCLLSHRPVVSYHSDPYMLPSSTDSFPDVVLSGVLQGLYAPETGFSLDSKFLARPDLGLPRALPPP
- the SNX22 gene encoding sorting nexin-22 isoform X1, with translation MQPGCPTLDFLGGRLGGWGESEMCVLALQVFKVDVLCNGRKHTLEKRYSEFLALHKRIKKRCKVPDFPPKRVPNWMAKVMEQRRQGLEAYLQGILLYNRELPKDLLDFLKLWQFQQDSKDSHLGSLEDFALQDISPGCLLSHRPVVSYHSDPYMLPSSTDSFPDVVLSGVLQGLYAPETGFSLDSKFLARPDLGLPRALPPP